In [Leptolyngbya] sp. PCC 7376, a genomic segment contains:
- a CDS encoding endonuclease domain-containing protein has protein sequence MPKIIPYRPHLKALARELRKNMTRGEATLWQYLKGKKLLGYNFDRQRPIDDFIVDFYCKDLMLAIEVDGASHNDENAQLKDEIRQRTIESFGVKFLRFSEGDVCNHSEDVVAAITHWITQNSPFE, from the coding sequence ATGCCAAAGATCATTCCCTACAGGCCGCATCTCAAGGCGTTAGCTCGTGAACTCCGCAAGAATATGACGCGAGGAGAAGCAACTCTCTGGCAGTATCTCAAAGGAAAAAAGTTGCTGGGGTATAACTTTGATCGCCAACGACCCATTGATGACTTTATCGTTGATTTCTATTGCAAAGATCTGATGCTTGCAATCGAGGTTGATGGCGCAAGTCACAATGATGAAAATGCTCAACTCAAAGATGAAATTCGACAACGGACAATAGAATCATTCGGCGTGAAGTTTTTAAGGTTTTCTGAAGGTGATGTTTGTAATCATTCAGAGGATGTTGTTGCGGCGATCACCCATTGGATTACTCAAAATTCTCCTTTTGAATAA
- a CDS encoding DUF2358 domain-containing protein: MDIIEILQRDYQQFPKEQTFEIYADDVFFKDPLNEFRGVTKYKKMIGFLGRWFQNIQLELHEIQRDNATICTDWTLNMTCPLPWQPRLSISGYSLLEVNEQDLIISHIDYWNDAPLKVLGQVFKFG, translated from the coding sequence ATGGATATCATCGAAATTTTGCAGCGAGATTATCAGCAATTTCCAAAGGAGCAGACCTTTGAGATTTATGCAGATGATGTCTTTTTTAAAGATCCACTCAATGAATTTCGAGGGGTGACAAAGTATAAGAAAATGATTGGTTTTCTCGGTCGCTGGTTTCAGAATATTCAGCTTGAGTTGCACGAGATTCAGCGTGATAATGCAACGATTTGTACCGACTGGACACTCAATATGACCTGTCCTCTCCCTTGGCAGCCGCGTTTAAGTATTTCCGGCTATAGCCTACTGGAAGTGAACGAACAGGATTTAATTATTTCCCACATCGACTATTGGAATGATGCGCCACTAAAAGTTTTGGGGCAAGTGTTTAAGTTTGGTTAG